The sequence TAACCTCCACAGCAAGATCCACAGGCTGGAAGAGAGCCTGAATGAAAGATTAAATTGTAACATTAGCATCATCATCATTGATTCGTTATATTGTAATCAAACAGAACTGCAGAAAACAGTAAAGGAAAAAAATTAGCATCTTACTGTGATCTACGCCTCTAACATTGTCTAGCCCACGTGGGGGTCCACGCGGACCACCACCTCCATATGGACTGCCTCCAGGACCTCCACCGCCCCATTTTTTGCTGCTACCGGAGCCTTTCTTATAACTATCAGATTTCTCCATCTAATTCAAGAGCAGAGCAATATGAGCAACGTATAAAAGAAAGTAATAAGAACCATGTGATAGAAAAACACAACACATTGGGGTCAACATTACCGAAAACATAGTCATGAAGAACACCCGGAAAAAATTGATGATTGTCCAAAAGAAATCAGTTACGGTTCTGAGTCGCCATAGAGATCGCTTAGTTTTCACAACACCTGAAAAATAAAAGACAGAGTACTATCATAATCAATTATACCCAAATAACAATTTCTAGAACTTGATCATTTTTTCTGCTGCGTAAATTTTTGACTGttagcagtaaaagtaaacagtCAATAAACTGGGGCAAAAAATGAGCAATTCACACAAAAGCATCCTCTCCTATAATAACAATCATCAGCGTATCCTAAAAATGATAAAACTAGCGAAACTATCAATTAATTGGTCAGGATGTGGATTAATAAGCGAACGAGTACTTTTGCAGCAACCGAAACACAACAACAAATAAACCAAAAAGGAAACATGATTTGAGCTAGTTATGTAACCTCAATCATGCAGCAATATATACAAACTTCATCATTATAACTATCACAATCATTTCAGTATAActtttcaattttaatttaacttggcactaaataataaataaacctAGTAATAAGGAAATCAATACACACACATTGAAAACTCAaaaaattaataagatttaatctcATGGTAGGTCAAATAGCCCCAAAAGGTAACATTAGGCAACTTATGTTAATTTTTGTGCTATTTAGCCTTTAAAATGTCCAACCTACGGAAATAAATTGACAATTAATCGACCAGATGCTCCAAAAAAAGCCCTAACTCTTCCTTACATACAAACTCATAAATCATACATCGAATATTCAAAATTGAACTTCAAATTCGTCTGATAATTCACAATAAACAATTAGATAAACTTAGATTACACAATTAACAAGCAATtagatatatgtatccatatatttgATTAGCGAAAGAAGCAACAGAAATTTAAAATTAGATAGCTTAACTTACCGTGCTCGATGTAAGCCATTGACGATCTACACTGACTTCGAGAGTTTTCTTAAGACGGAAATATTTGGGAGAAGAACCCCTTTATATTGGATTTGTCAGACAGGGTGATTATGACGTGTTAAATTGTTATTGGTTCAATTGACGTTATAAATTGAAGAATTTTTCATGGATTAGGTTTCCAAAAGAGCCCCTGTAGATTCATTTCAGTCCAAATTAACCCATTAGGTGTTGTAGTGGAGAAATAAAGGCTCAGCTACTCGTCGAACACGGTAGATACAATCGATCGAAGAAGAAGAAAGTAACATGATCACCTTAGTAATTTAGGGTTGTGTGGATCGTTCAATTCTATGAAAGCAGTTGTATAGCTGGTGGGGTGTCGAAGAAGAAAGAAGTGGGTGGAGAAGTGTAGGACATTGTTATAAGGAAAAAAATTAGCAAACTGGTGTCGTTTTTTGGTAATGGAACGACCAAAACCTGGGTACCAATTAGTATATATGATAATGGGCCTTCTTTATCCCATGATAAAGCCACAAAttctgcagtttttttttttttttttttttttacgtcagTTTGTGATCATTCAGAGGGACTAAATCACCTATGTGTTCATCTCTTGTAGTTGCATAACCCGTCTCcaactactgccctggaggaaACTCTGACCAATCCAAGGGCATGGCTGGTAAAATCCCCCTATCCGCTGCCTCCGTACTAAGCGAAAGGTGAcctgggtggatacttcaggtcagggataacattgagtgcaatgttgcagtcCAGCAGAGTTGAACTCCTggcctctcgctaagagaggcagaccactaccagTTCAGTTACAAA comes from Rutidosis leptorrhynchoides isolate AG116_Rl617_1_P2 chromosome 4, CSIRO_AGI_Rlap_v1, whole genome shotgun sequence and encodes:
- the LOC139843778 gene encoding uncharacterized protein; protein product: MAYIEHGVVKTKRSLWRLRTVTDFFWTIINFFRVFFMTMFSMEKSDSYKKGSGSSKKWGGGGPGGSPYGGGGPRGPPRGLDNVRGVDHSSLPACGSCCGG